A single genomic interval of Streptomyces graminofaciens harbors:
- a CDS encoding Glu/Leu/Phe/Val dehydrogenase dimerization domain-containing protein has translation MTTPFLSLTWTDHVTGRCGFLVVDRLVRGVSSGGLRMRPGCTLDEVAGLARGMTMKEALHYDPEGRYVPLGGAKGGIDCDPRDPAAYGVLVRYLRAMRPYIESVWTTGEDLGLTQDLVDRAAAEAGLVSTVQAVYPLLDDETAARRRLAEAFAVEVDGIGLDELVGGCGVAESVLTALDRAGLPYAGTRVAVQGLGTMGGATARFLARAGLSVVAVADIKGTIANPDGLDVEALLAARDAYGTVDRSVLRPEDREEAGDAWLAAEAEVLVPAAVSYAIDSADQALITARLIVEAANMPVLPEAEELLAARGVTVLPDVVVNSGTNAWWWWTLFGDIGPAADEAFAHTRRSMRALVDLMLARAAADGTTPRAAAHAIVAERLPVIAERYGWYR, from the coding sequence ATGACCACCCCCTTCCTCTCCCTCACCTGGACCGATCACGTCACCGGCCGGTGCGGCTTCCTCGTCGTCGACCGGCTGGTACGCGGTGTCTCCAGCGGCGGTCTGCGCATGCGCCCGGGCTGCACCCTCGACGAGGTTGCCGGGCTGGCCCGGGGCATGACCATGAAAGAGGCGCTGCACTACGACCCCGAGGGCCGGTACGTCCCGCTCGGCGGCGCCAAGGGCGGCATCGACTGCGACCCCCGCGACCCGGCGGCGTACGGCGTCCTGGTGCGCTATCTGCGGGCGATGCGGCCGTACATCGAGAGCGTCTGGACCACCGGGGAGGACCTCGGGCTCACCCAGGACCTGGTGGACCGGGCCGCCGCCGAGGCGGGGCTCGTGTCGACGGTCCAGGCCGTGTACCCGCTGCTCGACGACGAGACGGCGGCCCGGCGGCGGCTCGCGGAGGCCTTCGCGGTCGAGGTGGACGGGATCGGCCTGGACGAGCTGGTCGGCGGCTGCGGTGTCGCCGAGTCGGTGCTCACGGCACTGGACCGGGCCGGGCTGCCGTACGCCGGGACGCGGGTCGCGGTGCAGGGGCTGGGCACGATGGGCGGGGCCACGGCGCGCTTCCTCGCGCGTGCGGGGCTTTCGGTCGTCGCCGTCGCCGACATCAAGGGGACGATCGCCAACCCGGACGGTCTGGACGTCGAAGCGCTGCTGGCCGCGCGGGACGCGTACGGCACGGTGGACCGCTCCGTGCTGCGCCCCGAGGACCGGGAGGAGGCGGGCGACGCCTGGCTCGCCGCCGAGGCCGAGGTGCTCGTGCCCGCGGCGGTGTCGTACGCGATCGACTCCGCTGATCAGGCGCTGATCACCGCCCGGCTGATCGTGGAGGCGGCCAATATGCCGGTGCTGCCGGAGGCGGAGGAACTGCTCGCGGCGCGCGGGGTCACGGTGCTGCCGGACGTGGTCGTCAACTCCGGGACGAACGCCTGGTGGTGGTGGACCCTGTTCGGCGACATCGGTCCGGCCGCCGATGAGGCGTTCGCGCACACGCGCCGCTCGATGCGCGCCCTCGTCGACCTGATGCTGGCCCGCGCGGCGGCCGACGGCACCACTCCCCGCGCGGCCGCCCACGCGATCGTCGCGGAGCGGCTGCCGGTGATCGCGGAACGGTACGGCTGGTACCGGTGA
- a CDS encoding TetR/AcrR family transcriptional regulator — MRRVRLSVAERREELLGAAVEQIEARGVAAVRIADVATALGVSNALVLYHFSTKEKLVAEAFAHAARQDLAQLRKLLGRRMSAVRRLRAAVRWYAPTGQAKGWRLWIEGWAAALREPVLREVTRDLDKQWKAAIGEVIAEGVAAGEFVCPDPATAALRLTALLDGLAVQMTAYEGAVSRARAQEWADEALARELGLEREALAAATR; from the coding sequence GTGAGAAGAGTGCGGTTGAGCGTGGCGGAGCGGCGTGAGGAGTTGTTGGGGGCCGCTGTCGAACAGATCGAGGCGCGGGGCGTGGCGGCGGTTCGGATCGCCGACGTGGCCACGGCCCTCGGCGTGAGCAACGCCCTGGTGCTGTACCACTTCTCGACCAAGGAGAAGCTGGTCGCCGAGGCGTTCGCACACGCGGCGCGGCAGGACCTCGCCCAGTTGCGCAAGCTGCTGGGCCGGCGTATGTCGGCCGTGCGGCGGCTGCGGGCGGCGGTGCGCTGGTACGCGCCGACCGGGCAGGCCAAGGGCTGGCGGCTGTGGATCGAGGGCTGGGCGGCGGCGCTGCGCGAGCCCGTGCTGCGCGAGGTCACCCGAGATCTGGACAAGCAGTGGAAGGCCGCGATCGGCGAGGTCATCGCCGAGGGGGTGGCGGCGGGCGAGTTCGTGTGCCCGGACCCGGCGACGGCCGCGCTGCGCCTGACGGCCCTGCTGGACGGCCTCGCCGTACAGATGACGGCGTACGAGGGTGCCGTCTCGCGTGCTCGGGCGCAGGAGTGGGCAGACGAGGCGCTCGCCCGCGAACTGGGGCTGGAGCGCGAGGCCCTGGCGGCGGCGACCCGCTGA
- a CDS encoding SGNH/GDSL hydrolase family protein → MIGSYVAVGDSFTEGVGDPGPDGAFVGWADRFAVLLADRLPEGDFDYTNLAVRGKLLDQIVEDQMPRAIELAPDLISFCAGGNDIIRPGTDPDEVAERFERAISTLTSAVGTVMVTTGFDTRDIPVLRHLRGKIATYNGHVRAIADRYGCPVLDLWSLKTVQDRRAWDDDRLHLSPEGHTRVALRAGQVLGVEVPADPDQPWPPLPPRGTFEVRRDNIHWARDYLVPWIGRRLRGESSGDHVSAKGHLSPDDIKSRIASVA, encoded by the coding sequence GTGATCGGGTCGTACGTGGCGGTGGGGGACAGCTTCACCGAGGGCGTCGGCGATCCGGGGCCCGACGGGGCGTTCGTCGGCTGGGCCGACCGGTTCGCGGTACTTCTCGCGGACCGCCTGCCCGAGGGCGACTTCGACTACACCAACCTCGCCGTGCGCGGGAAACTCCTCGACCAGATCGTGGAGGACCAGATGCCGAGGGCCATCGAGCTGGCCCCGGACCTGATCTCCTTCTGCGCGGGCGGCAACGACATCATCCGGCCCGGCACCGACCCGGACGAGGTCGCCGAACGCTTCGAGCGGGCGATCTCGACCCTGACCTCGGCCGTCGGCACGGTCATGGTGACCACCGGCTTCGACACCCGTGACATCCCGGTGCTCAGGCACCTGCGCGGCAAGATCGCCACGTACAACGGACATGTGCGGGCCATCGCCGACCGGTACGGCTGCCCCGTACTGGACCTGTGGTCCCTCAAGACCGTCCAGGACAGGCGGGCCTGGGACGACGACCGGCTGCACCTCTCGCCCGAGGGACACACGCGCGTGGCGCTGCGCGCCGGGCAGGTCCTCGGCGTCGAGGTGCCCGCAGACCCCGACCAGCCCTGGCCCCCGCTGCCGCCGCGCGGCACGTTCGAGGTGCGCCGCGACAACATCCACTGGGCGCGCGACTATCTGGTGCCGTGGATCGGGCGGCGACTGCGCGGGGAGTCCTCCGGTGACCATGTGTCGGCGAAGGGGCACCTGTCGCCGGACGACATCAAGTCACGGATCGCGTCGGTGGCCTGA
- a CDS encoding DUF6250 domain-containing protein: protein MTTRRAFGALAAGAALAALAPVGTASASPHRRHGRLIAADDFRHGLGQWAVELQSGGTVTAERGVLEVDVPAGATVWFKRKLQGPYVIAYTATPVSAGGVNDRVSDLNNFWNAVDVRSPDNLFATPRGGALAEYDYLKTYYAGYGANTNTTTRLRRYVGEAGVRPLIHDYTEPLLVANEPNHVRIVSDGSKVQWWNNGRLVFDYTDPEPYTSGHFAFRTTWSHFRIEDFRVWRLSGHH from the coding sequence ATGACCACCCGCAGAGCCTTCGGAGCCCTCGCCGCCGGTGCCGCCCTCGCCGCGCTCGCCCCGGTGGGGACGGCGTCCGCGAGCCCGCACCGCCGTCACGGCCGGCTGATCGCCGCCGACGACTTCCGGCACGGCCTCGGCCAGTGGGCCGTCGAACTCCAGTCCGGCGGCACGGTCACGGCCGAGCGCGGCGTCCTGGAGGTCGACGTACCGGCCGGCGCGACGGTCTGGTTCAAGCGGAAGCTTCAAGGGCCGTACGTCATCGCGTACACGGCCACCCCGGTCTCCGCGGGCGGCGTCAACGACCGGGTCTCGGACCTCAACAACTTCTGGAACGCCGTCGACGTACGCTCGCCGGACAACCTCTTCGCCACCCCGCGCGGCGGCGCGCTCGCCGAGTACGACTATCTGAAGACGTACTACGCGGGTTACGGCGCCAACACGAACACGACGACGCGGCTGCGCCGGTACGTCGGCGAGGCGGGCGTACGGCCGCTGATCCACGACTACACCGAGCCGCTGCTGGTCGCGAACGAGCCGAACCATGTCCGGATCGTCTCCGACGGCTCGAAGGTCCAGTGGTGGAACAACGGGCGGCTCGTCTTCGACTACACCGACCCGGAGCCGTACACGAGCGGACATTTCGCCTTCCGGACCACCTGGAGCCATTTCCGGATCGAGGACTTCCGGGTGTGGAGGTTGTCCGGCCACCACTGA
- a CDS encoding GDSL-type esterase/lipase family protein codes for MSRVLVSTAATVGLLAGATPPVLASGEPNVVRPDDRRLVYEGHWSRTAQAAATVNSGSRLRFRFTGRSVHTLFDVTSVTVPAQIYVSVDGGPKQLYAVDRSDLRITAPGRGPHTVELSVKDVFSRANRWTPPLETGVTLTGIRGHLLGRHQPHKRQLAFYGDSITQGVLALCEVNTSDCADGTAAYPTLVADALHASLTQVGFGRQGVIQTGNGGVPAAGAAYGWNHAGSPARSDRDADVIVVNQGTNDTAYGPAEFRPAYRAYLERLRTAAPHARVLALRPFDGSHADDIAAVVGELADPRTEFVDTTGWLSVADGDFHGAVHPSAQGHRKVADRLISLLHKER; via the coding sequence ATGAGCCGCGTCCTCGTGAGTACGGCGGCGACCGTGGGTCTCCTGGCCGGTGCCACCCCACCCGTACTCGCGTCCGGTGAGCCGAACGTGGTGCGTCCCGACGACCGGCGGCTCGTCTACGAGGGCCACTGGAGCCGCACCGCCCAGGCCGCCGCCACCGTCAACTCCGGTTCCAGGCTGCGCTTCCGGTTCACGGGCCGCAGCGTCCACACCTTGTTCGACGTCACTTCGGTCACCGTGCCCGCGCAGATCTACGTATCGGTGGACGGCGGCCCGAAGCAGCTGTACGCGGTCGACCGGAGCGACCTGCGCATCACGGCACCGGGACGCGGACCGCACACCGTCGAGCTCTCCGTGAAGGACGTCTTCTCCCGGGCCAACCGGTGGACGCCACCGCTGGAGACGGGGGTCACGCTGACCGGGATCCGGGGCCACCTGTTGGGACGACATCAGCCACACAAAAGGCAGTTGGCGTTCTACGGCGACTCCATCACCCAGGGCGTCCTGGCCCTGTGCGAGGTCAACACCTCCGACTGCGCGGACGGTACGGCCGCCTACCCGACCCTCGTCGCCGACGCCCTGCACGCCTCGCTCACCCAGGTCGGGTTCGGCCGGCAGGGCGTGATCCAGACCGGGAACGGGGGAGTGCCGGCCGCCGGTGCCGCGTACGGCTGGAACCACGCGGGCTCCCCGGCGCGTTCGGACCGCGACGCCGATGTGATCGTCGTCAACCAGGGCACCAATGACACGGCGTACGGCCCGGCCGAGTTCCGTCCCGCCTACCGCGCCTATCTGGAACGCCTGCGGACGGCCGCACCGCACGCCCGCGTCCTCGCGCTGCGCCCGTTCGACGGGTCGCACGCCGACGACATCGCCGCCGTCGTCGGCGAACTCGCCGACCCGCGAACGGAGTTCGTCGACACGACCGGCTGGCTCTCGGTGGCGGACGGTGACTTCCACGGCGCCGTCCATCCGAGCGCCCAGGGCCACCGCAAGGTGGCCGACCGGCTCATCTCCCTTCTGCACAAGGAGCGTTAG